A region from the Micrococcus cohnii genome encodes:
- the gatA gene encoding Asp-tRNA(Asn)/Glu-tRNA(Gln) amidotransferase subunit GatA: MTQPHHDVHAELTADQLVRLTALQMAERLRAGTTTAVELVQAHLDRIAAFDGDPRADAASDRGVRAFLHVNAEEALADAAEVDRIRAAGGTEAESLHPLAGVPVAVKDNIVTVGQPTTAASMMLDGWMSPYDATVVTRLRQARMPILGKTNLDEFAMGGSTEHSAFGITRNPWDGDRVPGGSGGGSAAAVAAFLAPLALGSDTGGSIREPAAFTGTVGMKPTYGAVSRHGVIAMASSLDQVGPAARTVADAAALQQVIGGHDPLDSTSLPEALGDLGAAVAAGSGRSNLAGLRVGVITDQPMEGYHPGLREAFEQRVAQLREAGAEIVEVSCPHFSAALGAYYLIMPSEVSSNLARFDGVRYGNRVVPDGGGTIEQVMAATRAEGFGDEVKRRIILGTYALSAGYYDAYYGSAQKVRTLVQRDFAEAFEQVDVLLTPASPHPAFPLGEQVDDPLAMYLNDYTTIPANLAGVPGVSVPGGLVDGLPWGLQLMAPAREDARLYEVGAAVEALVERHEPAPVWARIPETERGVARATATTAGGQQ, translated from the coding sequence ATGACGCAGCCACACCACGACGTGCACGCCGAGCTAACCGCCGACCAGCTCGTCCGCCTCACCGCGCTGCAGATGGCCGAGCGCCTGCGTGCGGGCACCACCACCGCGGTGGAGCTCGTGCAGGCCCACCTGGACCGCATCGCCGCGTTCGACGGCGACCCGCGCGCCGATGCCGCCTCCGACCGCGGCGTGCGTGCGTTCCTGCACGTGAACGCGGAGGAGGCGCTCGCCGATGCCGCCGAGGTGGACCGCATCCGCGCCGCCGGTGGCACCGAGGCCGAGTCCCTGCACCCGCTGGCCGGCGTGCCCGTGGCGGTGAAGGACAACATCGTCACCGTCGGTCAGCCGACCACCGCCGCCTCGATGATGCTCGACGGGTGGATGAGCCCCTACGACGCGACGGTCGTGACCCGGCTGCGGCAGGCCCGCATGCCGATCCTCGGCAAGACCAACCTCGACGAGTTCGCCATGGGCGGCTCGACCGAGCACTCCGCGTTCGGTATCACCCGCAACCCGTGGGACGGCGACCGGGTGCCCGGCGGATCCGGCGGCGGGTCGGCGGCGGCGGTGGCCGCGTTCCTGGCTCCGCTGGCCCTGGGGTCGGACACGGGCGGTTCGATCCGCGAACCCGCCGCGTTCACCGGCACCGTCGGCATGAAGCCGACCTACGGCGCCGTGTCCCGGCACGGCGTGATCGCGATGGCGTCCTCACTCGACCAGGTGGGCCCGGCGGCTCGCACCGTCGCGGACGCGGCCGCGCTGCAGCAGGTCATCGGCGGACACGACCCGCTCGACTCGACCTCGCTGCCGGAGGCTCTCGGCGACCTCGGGGCCGCCGTGGCCGCTGGTTCCGGGCGGTCGAACCTGGCGGGCCTGCGCGTCGGCGTCATCACCGACCAGCCGATGGAGGGCTACCACCCGGGCCTGCGCGAGGCGTTCGAGCAGCGCGTGGCCCAGCTGCGCGAGGCCGGCGCCGAGATCGTCGAGGTCTCGTGCCCGCACTTCTCCGCCGCACTGGGCGCGTACTACCTGATCATGCCCTCGGAGGTCTCCTCCAACCTGGCCCGCTTCGACGGAGTCCGCTACGGCAACCGCGTGGTGCCCGACGGCGGCGGCACGATCGAGCAGGTCATGGCGGCCACCCGCGCCGAGGGTTTCGGCGACGAGGTCAAGCGCCGCATCATCCTGGGCACCTACGCCCTCTCCGCCGGCTATTACGACGCCTACTACGGTTCGGCGCAGAAGGTCCGCACCCTCGTGCAGCGGGACTTCGCCGAGGCGTTCGAGCAGGTCGACGTGCTGCTGACCCCGGCCTCGCCACATCCGGCGTTCCCGCTGGGCGAGCAGGTCGACGACCCGCTGGCCATGTACCTCAACGACTACACGACGATCCCCGCGAACCTGGCCGGTGTGCCGGGCGTCTCGGTGCCCGGCGGCCTGGTGGACGGGCTGCCGTGGGGCCTGCAGCTGATGGCGCCCGCCCGCGAGGACGCCCGCCTCTACGAGGTGGGCGCGGCCGTCGAGGCTCTCGTCGAGCGCCATGAGCCGGCCCCGGTGTGGGCGCGGATCCCCGAGACCGAGCGCGGCGTGGCCCGCGCGACCGCGACGACCGCAGGAGGCCAGCAGTGA
- a CDS encoding inositol monophosphatase family protein, whose protein sequence is MSAAQPTAAGLLAVARAAAAAGAAVLAERWHGVHPARQLPPEALGAETKSSGSDWVTEFDRRAEDAVRRVLASYRPHDEISGEEHGVTTPTDPSGLRWSIDPLDGTTNFIRGVPQFCTSVAVCGPALDAADQTAGTRGDGEPVWLAGAVVAPALHRTWYAAQGEGAFCVLDADPVRLGVGPGHAAPDAAQPVRLTGPVPSRSGRLLATGFGYDPRRRARQLRDLGRLMEGFGDVRRIGSAALDLCMVADGTLDAYAELGTQEHDWAAGALIAEEAGVVVHRPRHPDGGARPDWALAGTLEGGLVESLRAEYVDEKESR, encoded by the coding sequence ATGAGTGCCGCACAGCCCACCGCCGCCGGGTTGCTGGCCGTCGCCCGGGCCGCCGCCGCGGCCGGTGCCGCGGTGCTCGCCGAACGCTGGCACGGGGTCCACCCGGCGCGGCAGCTCCCGCCCGAGGCCCTCGGCGCCGAGACAAAGAGCTCCGGCTCGGACTGGGTGACCGAGTTCGACCGACGTGCCGAGGACGCGGTACGCCGCGTGCTCGCCTCCTACCGTCCGCACGATGAGATCTCCGGAGAAGAGCACGGCGTCACGACACCCACGGATCCCAGCGGACTGCGCTGGTCGATCGACCCGCTGGACGGCACGACGAACTTCATCCGAGGTGTGCCCCAGTTCTGCACGTCCGTCGCGGTGTGCGGGCCCGCTCTCGACGCGGCTGACCAGACCGCCGGGACGCGAGGTGACGGCGAGCCGGTGTGGCTGGCCGGGGCCGTCGTCGCGCCAGCCCTGCACCGCACGTGGTACGCCGCGCAGGGCGAGGGGGCGTTCTGCGTGCTGGACGCCGATCCCGTGCGCCTGGGCGTCGGGCCCGGTCATGCCGCCCCGGACGCGGCCCAGCCGGTGCGACTGACCGGGCCGGTGCCCTCACGCTCCGGTCGCCTGCTGGCCACCGGCTTCGGCTACGACCCGCGACGGCGCGCCCGACAGCTGCGCGACCTCGGTCGGCTGATGGAGGGCTTCGGCGACGTGCGCCGCATCGGTTCGGCCGCGCTCGACCTGTGCATGGTGGCCGACGGCACCCTGGACGCCTACGCCGAGCTCGGCACACAGGAACACGACTGGGCCGCCGGCGCCCTGATCGCCGAGGAGGCCGGCGTCGTCGTGCATCGGCCCCGTCATCCGGACGGCGGCGCCCGGCCGGACTGGGCGCTCGCCGGGACGCTCGAGGGCGGACTGGTCGAGAGCCTGCGTGCCGAGTACGTAGACGAGAAGGAGTCCCGCTGA
- the gatC gene encoding Asp-tRNA(Asn)/Glu-tRNA(Gln) amidotransferase subunit GatC — MAEITREQVAHLASLAHIRMSETELETLSGELGLILDSVSAVQKVAGADVEPTSHPIALHNVFREDVPAGMLTQEQALDQAPDAEDGQFKVPAILDGE; from the coding sequence TTGGCTGAGATCACGCGCGAACAGGTGGCCCATCTGGCCTCCCTGGCGCACATCCGGATGAGCGAGACGGAGCTGGAGACCCTCTCCGGCGAGCTCGGGCTCATCCTGGACTCGGTGTCCGCGGTGCAGAAGGTCGCCGGGGCCGACGTCGAGCCGACGTCCCACCCGATCGCCCTGCACAACGTCTTCCGCGAGGACGTGCCGGCCGGCATGCTCACGCAGGAGCAGGCGCTGGACCAGGCGCCCGACGCCGAGGACGGCCAGTTCAAGGTCCCCGCGATCCTGGACGGAGAGTGA